One Fusobacterium perfoetens ATCC 29250 genomic window, TACGCAAAAGAAGTTATGCCAGTAGCAGAAGTTGCTACAGAACCAGCAGTAGTTGAGGAAGTTAAAGCAGCTCCAGTATTAAGAGTTACATCTGTTGGACAATATATTGAAATAGACAATACTTCAAGTAATGGAACTAAACATACAGAAGATATAGGAGAAGCAGTTCATTTTGGAAACTATGTATCTTTAGCTTTAGGAGATAAATGGACATTTGATTTAATGGCTAGAAAATCTTGGACAGCAGATACAGATGATGGAATGCATTCAGATAACCACAGAATAGAATTAGCAGCTACTAGAGATTTTGGAAACTTTACATTAGGAGCTAAATGGAGAGGAGAATCTACTTATGACAGATTCTATATTCCAGTATCTTATAACTATGGAATGTTATCAGGATGGTTAACACCAGCTTATACATTTGTAAATGATGGACCAGTAGGAGAAAGTGGACAAGATTACTTCTATGTAGAAGGAGAGCCAGTAGCATTAACTTATGGACCAGTTACTTTAGCTTACTATGTTGAAGGATATGAATGGACAGGAGATGCAAATGAAGATGGTGTAGAAAGTGATTGGGCTCATCAAGTTAGATTAAGAGGACAATTATTCTCTACTGATAACTTCAGAGTAGGAGCAGAATATAGATATCAATTTGCTCAAGATGTAAAATATAAAAATGATAAAGATGGAGTAGAAAATAATAGACATATAGCTATATTAAATGCAGCTTATGATGTTACTGAAAACTTAACAATTGATGGATACTATCAATATGAATTTAATAAATATGATGAACATGAAAGAGCAGCTGTAGCTGATGACTACTATGGAGAATTCTATTTAGGATGGACATACAAATTCTAATTATAGAATTAGTCTAAAAAATTAATAATTAGGGAGAGAGTAATCTCTCCCTTTTTTATTGTAAAAATTTTAAATAAAATTTTATTATTAAGAAACAAAAAAGATTTTGAAATAAATTTTTAAAAAATTTTGGAATTAATTTTTTTAAATTAGAGTCTAGTTCCTTAAAAAATTTATAATAATAAATAATATAAAGAACTTAATATAAATAATAATATATAAATCATAAATAATAATTTCTTCCAAAATTTTATCTAAATTATAAAAACTATTTATAAAATTCAATTCAATAAAAAATTTAAAATAATAAAACTAACTTTTAAAAATAATTTTAATTATAATTTTTTTAAATAAATAGAAGTTTATAATAAAAAAATAATAAAATATTTATTTTATAAATAATAATCATATTTTTTGTAAATTATTTATTTTTTTTACAAAAATAAAATTTTATTTAGAAAAAAATGTTCTTATTTAGAAAAAAGGTACTATATGACCTTAGAAAAAAAAATTTGCTTTTCTTTGAAAAAAGATGTATAATTCAGATATAAGCATTGGTAATTGAAACATAAATTTTAATAAAGTAACATAAATATAAAAAATTTATATGTTTTTTTATTATGATTTATTTTGAAAATATAATCTAGGAGGAATTTAAATGAAAGTACTTTGTTATGGTGTTAGAGATGTAGAAAAACCATTTTTCGAAAAATTAGCTGAGAAATACAATCTTGATGTTACTTGTACTGGAAGTTTTTTAAATACTAAAGAAACAGCAGAACTTGCTAAAGGTTTTGATTGTGTAATTCTTAGAGCTAACTGTTTCGCCAATAAAGAAAATCTAGATTTATACAAAGAATATGGAGTTAAATATGTTTTAACTAGAACTGTAGGAACTAACCATATTGATGTTCCTTATGCAAAAGAATTAGGATTTAAAATGGCATTCGTTCCATTCTATTCTCCAAATGCTATATCAGAACTTGCTTTAACTCAAGCTATGATGTTATTAAGACATATGGCTTATACAACTCATAAAACAGGAGTAAAAAAAGATTTTACAGTTGATGCTGAGATGTTCTCAAAAGAAGTTAGAAACTGTACAGTTGGAGTTGTAGGATTAGGAAGAATAGGAATGACTACAGCTACTTTATTTAAAGGATTAGGAGCAACTGTTTTAGGTCAAGACTTATTCCCAAAAACAGGTGTAGAGCATATAGTTACTCAAGTTGAACTTGATGAATTATTAGCTAAAAGTGATATAGTATGTCTTCACTGTCCATACATTCCAGAAAATGGAAAAGTTGTTACAAAAGAATTTTTAGCTAAAATGAAAGAAGGAGCTATATTAATTAACGCAGCAAGAGGAGAACTTCAAGATGTTCCTGCTTTAGTAGAAGCTCTAGAAAGTGGACATTTAGCTGGATTAGGAATAGATGTTTTAGAAAATGAATCTACAGTATTCTTTAAAGATTTCAAAGGTGGAGATTTAGCTGACCCTATGGTAAATAAATTAGTAAATATGTATCCAAGAGTATTAGTTTCTCCTCATATGGGTTCTTATACAGATGAAGCTGTAACTAACATGATAGAAACAAGTTTCCAAAACTTATTAGAGTTTGAAGAAACTGGAGATTGTAAAAATAAAATAAAATAGTTTTTTAATATAAGTTTAAATAAAAAAAGTTTTGATTAAAGTTTTATACTTTTCAATTAAATCACGGAGGTAAAGAAAGATGGAAAAAGAATTAAACGTTTTTGAAATGGCCCAAGCTCAAGTTAAAAATGCTTGTGACAAATTAGGAATGGAACCAAATGTTTACGAGTTATTAAAAGAACCACAAAGAGTATTAGAAGTTAATATTCCTGTAAAAATGGATGATGGATCTATCAGAATATTCAAAGGATTCAGATCACAACATAACGACGCTGTTGGACCTACAAAAGGAGGAATCAGATTCCACCAAAACGTATCTTTAGAAGAAGTTAAAGCTTTATCTATTTGGATGACTTTCAAATGTTCAGTAACTGGAATCCCTTATGGAGGAGGTAAAGGAGGAATCATTGTTGACCCTTCTGAATTATCTCAAGGAGAATTAGAAAGATTATCAAGAGGATATATTGACGGAATATATAAATTAATAGGAGAAAAAGTTGACGTTCCTGCTCCAGACGTAAATACTAACGGACAAATTATGGCATGGATGGTTGACGAATACAACAAATTAGTTGGACATTCAGCTATAGGAACTTTAACAGGAAAACCATTAGATTTTGGTGGTTCTAAAGGAAGAAACGAAGCAACAGGATATGGAGTTGCTGTTACAGTTAGAGAAGCTGCTAAAAAATTAGGAATCGATATGAAATCTGCTAAAATAGCTGTTCAAGGATTTGGAAACGTTGGAGCTTTCACTGTTAAAAACATTGAAAAATTAGGTGGAAAAGTTGTAGCTATGTGCGAATGGTGTAAAGAAAAAGGAGCATATGCTATCTATGATGAAAACGGATTAGATTTCCAAGCTATGTGGGATTACAAAGCTAAAAATGGAAATTTAGTTGGATTTGCTAAAGAAATATCTGTAGATGAGTTCTGGGGAGCAGATGTTGACGTTGTAGTTCCAGCAGCTCTAGAAAAA contains:
- the gluD gene encoding NAD-specific glutamate dehydrogenase; its protein translation is MEKELNVFEMAQAQVKNACDKLGMEPNVYELLKEPQRVLEVNIPVKMDDGSIRIFKGFRSQHNDAVGPTKGGIRFHQNVSLEEVKALSIWMTFKCSVTGIPYGGGKGGIIVDPSELSQGELERLSRGYIDGIYKLIGEKVDVPAPDVNTNGQIMAWMVDEYNKLVGHSAIGTLTGKPLDFGGSKGRNEATGYGVAVTVREAAKKLGIDMKSAKIAVQGFGNVGAFTVKNIEKLGGKVVAMCEWCKEKGAYAIYDENGLDFQAMWDYKAKNGNLVGFAKEISVDEFWGADVDVVVPAALEKAIDAHQAELIKAKLVCEAANGPITPAGDEVLNRKGIVVTPDILTNAGGVTVSYFEWVQNLYGYYWGEKEVEEKEDIAMVDAFEALWKIKEEYNVTMREAAYMHSVKKVAAAMKLRGWY
- a CDS encoding 2-hydroxyacid dehydrogenase, which translates into the protein MKVLCYGVRDVEKPFFEKLAEKYNLDVTCTGSFLNTKETAELAKGFDCVILRANCFANKENLDLYKEYGVKYVLTRTVGTNHIDVPYAKELGFKMAFVPFYSPNAISELALTQAMMLLRHMAYTTHKTGVKKDFTVDAEMFSKEVRNCTVGVVGLGRIGMTTATLFKGLGATVLGQDLFPKTGVEHIVTQVELDELLAKSDIVCLHCPYIPENGKVVTKEFLAKMKEGAILINAARGELQDVPALVEALESGHLAGLGIDVLENESTVFFKDFKGGDLADPMVNKLVNMYPRVLVSPHMGSYTDEAVTNMIETSFQNLLEFEETGDCKNKIK